The genomic window TGTCACTTGTGAGCCGTTATTTTCCAAAATTTTTCCCTTCAAAACAGAAATCATAACTCAATTTACGCTTATAATTCAATCGTATAAATATTTATTGGTTCCACCCTGCCTTTGACCGTGGCCGAGCCCAACGGCTTAAATTTGTAACTGGTTTTTAATTTATTTTTTGTGGTCTCACCGATGATTATATTCGTTTTATACTCCTTATTTAACCCTTCCAACCGGGAGGCCACATTCACTGTATCACCCATAGCCGTATAATTCAACCGCAACTCCGAGCCGATGTTTCCAACCACGGCCGGTCCGGTATATAACCCAATACCGATGTTTATTTCCGGCTTGCCCTCTTGGCGCAACTCCTCATTTAAAACTTTCAGTTTGGCCAGCATGCCAACGGATGCCTTCATTGCCTTATCCGCGGAATCCGCATCATCAATCGGCGCTCCCCAAAAAGCCATAATCGCGTCGCCGATGTATTTATCCAAAACCCCGCCATATTTTAACACCTCTTCGGTCATTAAAGTAAAATAGCGATTCAAAATTTTCACCAGTTCCTGCGGTTTGGTGTTTTCCGACAAGGTTGTAAATCCGCGAATATCAGAAAAAAACACAGTAATTTCTTTTTCCTGTCCGCCCAATTTCACCTTGCCCGGGTCTTTTAGAATTTCTTTAACCACTTCCTTGGACACATATTTGGAAAACACGTTTTTCAATTCCCGTTTTTCTTTTTCAGCGATAAAATACCGGTAAACAAAAATTACCGCGGTTGGAATCGCCCAGGCCAAAGTTATATGAATAATATTGGTCACAACTCCAAACTCAAACAAAACGATAGCCGCCAGCAGATATAAAAATCCCAAAATAATATTGTATAACAATGGCCGGATTGAACGTTTGGAGAAACTAAAGATAATAGCCGGAAGCAAAGCCGCTAAAAATATCCAAAGCAAAATATTTTGATTGCTTAAATCTGTCAACCGATACCCTTGGAGCAACATGTTGACGATATTGGCCTGAATTTCCACGCCCGGCATATCATTTTCTTTGCCAATTGGCACCGGCTTGGCGTCGTGAAGATCAGAAGTAAAAACGCCCAGCAAAACAATTTTATTTTTTAATGAATCCAACGAATCGCCCTGATATATCTGCCAAAATGGCACCCGACGCACATGGCCCGGCGCGCCGGCAAAAACAATTCTGTTTATGTTTTGCAAATTACTTTCATTGGGAATTTGTTCACCGCTGGCTTTGGCAACCTCATAGGCAAAAGCATTAAACACCTGCGCATTGCCGCCGTCAGTAATTATCAAAGGAAACCGGCGCACGATTCCGTCTTTATCAGCAATGATATTAGCATGCCCCAAAGATGATTTATCCGGAACATTAAATAAAGATAAAGGAAAGTTAAAATTCAAACCAATGGCGCTGCCCTTTTTTATGGTTAACTCTGTTGTCTCAACCGGAAAAACAATCGGATAATTGGCATTTTCTATAGCCGTGGCCAAACTTTGATCATCGGCCTCCCCAAACCGCGAGGGTTCAGAAAAAACAATATCAACCCCCAACACCTTTGGTTTAACGCTGTTTAATTGCTCTAACGCCGAGGCAAAAACCTGCCTTGACCATGGCCACTGGCCGATTTTTGAAATTGAAGCGTCATCAATCGTGACAATGACAATATCTTGATTGATTGTTTTGGGTGAAACCAGCAGATCTTCGGCCGCATTTTCCAAACCGGAAAAAATTCCCAGTGAATAAGAACCAAAAACCAAACCGCCGGCAACTAGCGAGACCAGAAAATAGACAAACTTTTTGCGCATAGTGTTATTTTACGGTTGGAGTCACACCCAAAAGTTGCAATTGATTTAGTTGCTGTTGGGCTGTAATAAGCTGCTGTTTCATCTCTGGTGTAAGCGACGGATTGGCCTGTAAAGCTTTTATCTGATCCAATCCCTGCTGAACAGAACTTTGCATTTGTAAAATAAAGGCCTTTAATTGTGCCGGATCCGGAAGATTTGCTTTTAAATTCAACATTAAGGCATCAGAGGTCTGCGCTTTTTGTATCCAATCCATATCTTTGACAGTGGCAGGCACAGGTTGCGCGGCCGTTTGCATCATTATTTTTTTCTCAATCACGCCGGTTACAAAATTATTATCAATCTTCAGATATTTATCCGGACCAACCACCGCCGTGTCGGCTAAAATATTATTTTTTGCATCTTTAATCTGCACCGACACATTGTTCTCCGAACCAATAACTTCGGTACTGCCGTCAATTACTTGCACGCCAAAAGCCGTGCCCCGCACCGTGGCCACCGCGTTACTGCTTTCCACCTGCCAGCTTGAATTTGGCGTAGCCAAGCCCACTATCTTTGACCAGACCTTGCCGATGGAAACAAAAATTTTCACCACCAAGCTTTTATCCGACTGATCATAACTGGCCGCATCTATAGTAATCTCCGTGTTGGTATCCAAACGCGCCACTGACCCGTCCGGAAAATATATATTGGCAACGCCATTTTCATCGGTCTTAATTTTATCCCCCTGGTTGACTTCTTCGCCGGTTTGGAGTTCTTTGGTTGCACCAGTATTATCAACTAAAAATACTGTTGGTCTAACAACTTCTATCCATGGCAAAGTTACCTTCTCGCTGGTTTGATCAGGTGTTACCGGTGTGTATCCTTGAGGACCGGGTTTTTTATAATTTTTGAAAAAAAACAGCGCGGCGACAACTGCCAAGACAAATAGCACCACCGCTATCCCCAAAAAAATCCATTTTTTCATAGAAGCAAGTTAGATAATTACTCTATTATTCTATCATTTTTTCTTGTTTCTTGAAACTCTGGTTAATCCGCTACAAGGCACGATTTCAATGCCTTTCTTTTCAAGCTGATCCAGGAATAAATTCATGCCCAGGGAGTCCGAAGAAATATGTCCGGCAATAACCACGTTCATATGAAACTCGTTGGCTTTATCCATAGCGTCATCGCGCATGTGCATACCGACAATCGTGCTGATGCCGGCGCGTGATAACTCTTGATACACTTTATTTGAAGGATTAGTGCCACCGGTCATCTCCACTAAAAATTTACCGACTTTATTTTTCGGATTGCCGGCAAAAATCTTCGGACCGGCGCCGCGTTTTTTCGCTTCCTGATATTCCGGAATTTCCATTAAGGCCTTTAACAGATCGCTGATTGTTTCCGGTTTCTTTTTAGTCAGATATTCATGAAGAAATTTATTAACCAAATTATCGGTAATGGTATGGGTGTTAATCACATCCACTTTAAGCGCCTTGGCCAGATCAATAATCTGATAATGATTGGCCGGATGCACACTGCGGCCCACTTCTCTGATTCTTTCATCCATTAATTTTTCCGCCACATGCACCGGCATGCCCAAGTGCTCATAAACCTCAACGATCATGTCCATCACGCTGTGCAAAGACGCCAAACTGCCGCCAATCGGGTGATGACCAATTACCAAATCAATCGGTTTACCTCTCTCATTTAACTGGCTGGCCAATAAAATTTCGCCGGAGCCAATATCAATTCCTGATAAAACCCGTTTAACTTTTTTATCCGGGTTGCCGACATGAATTTTGCTGTCATCATACGGATTCTCCAGCCGGTCTTTATCAAAATATTTTTTCTCGTCCGGTTTCAAATCCTCATATTCTCTTTTGGTTCGCTCTAAATATTTTTTCACGCCCTTGGCGCCACGCGGATCGGCGGCCATGCCGATTTTCAGTCCCAAATCAAAAATTTGTTTTGTTGTTAACATATGTAAAATTTTAATGACTTATTAGCCAATCATAGGATAAAAAAGCCAATATGTCAACCTTGAAAAGGAATTAAAAAAGGGCATACGGTGTGAACACCGGATGCCCAATGGGACCCGAGGATACTCTGGACCTGGGGGTGGTCGTAAATCCCCGTTTCCCGTGGGGTTCTGCTTCCCCGTGGCTCACCACTACGCAGGTGACTCGACCCATCTGCCTTTCGGCCACCAGGGCGGGTGTAGATCTTGGGAGGGCGGCACGGGCGCTTGCATGTCATCAGTCGGGCTGTTAAGCCCTATGTGTGGAACAGCAGCTTCACCTGACGCTCCTTTCTTTTCCTCTGCGGGTGTTCGACCCCCGGATAGAGGTCGAATACTCGATAAAGGTGGGAAACGAGAGAGTGAACCCCCGCGTTTCCCGTACTGCACTGCTTCCATGCTTTGGCGCGACCCTGCGAGGTTACGGCCCTTGAGTTGAGAGAATAGTACTTCCCCGAAGGCTTTCCTATCCCGTACAACCTGGGCCTGCATAGTACCCCGAAGTGACTTTGCCCTGCTTGGGCGTTGGCTAGGGGTGTGGTCGCCACTTAATTCCACACCTTGCGTTTAACTGCGCACGACACCTCCATCCTTGGGTGGTGTCACCCTTGCTTGGCGCGGGAGCTTTGTCGTAATGCTCCGCAGCGCGGGTTTACGGTTTACGTGCGCCTAATGGACGCACGCACGGCGGGATCTACTTCTGTGACCCCGAGTTAGAGAAACGGGCCATAACGCATGTGGTCCACTCCTCCACCGAGCCGCCGGCACATAGTCCGAGGGCCTTTCACAGGCCGCTAAATATTAACGGACTACGAAAGATAATGGATTAGTATAGCAGAAATTGTTCGGTTTGTCAACCTCTCGACCACTTTGGTCAAGAGGCAATTACTTACCACTTCGCTTTAATGTCCCCACATAAGTGAGAGTCCAAAGATCAAAATGGAAAGTAATTGGGAGCCGAAGTGTTTGAGCACTGCGGCTGTGCCTCCAGCAATGTTCGCTCGCGCGAACGATTCGCATGGCCAGCCGCGTGGCACACTAGGGGTGCGGCTGTTAGGGCTGGTGGTCTGCCTCATACCTGATGCGCACGGAACGATCTCCGTTGACATCACAGGTCCAGGAGCAAACCCCCTTGTAGACACCCTCTGTCTTCTTGACCTTGGAGAGGTCGCTGATCTGTCGGCCGTCCTTTGACGTTGGAAGCCGCCTCCGCGAGAACTGCGAGGATGACGATGGCGATGATGACCCAGAAGGTGAACTTGTAGATCCCCTTCTCGTTCAGGTACCAGTCCATGTCGGATATCTTGTTCCTGATCTTACCCATGTTCCTCTCCTTATCCTCGAACCACCCACACAAACCAACGCGCATGCGCCAGTCCGGGGCGGCTTCTTTCTCTAAGTTGAAATGAACACAGAATGTTTCCATCCTGGACCGAGTGAACGACCCTATAACGTAGATTATTCACTTCGTTCAAAATGACAACGCCCATATTAACACAAAATCCCTCGTTGAGAGAGATTCTTGTTTGTCGCCCTTGTCAGGGCTAAAATTAGAGTATATTTTACTTGCGCCTAGCTGCACCTCTCTCAAATGCCACTATGCGCCTATTTTTTGATACTTAAACAAGCAAGTATAGCACAAATGAGAGATTTTGTCAATAGCCCAACGGCTCGTTTCGGCTTATTTTGGCCTTTCTACGTTCAATTTAACCTTCCCTCCGCCAATTTCAACCTCTTCCCCTTCCGCTCCGACCTCTATTTTTACAGCTAAAACCGACTTTTTGATCTCATCCGCATAATCGCTAAAAACCGAGCCCAACAAATCATCAGAAGTAGTATATTTAACAACCACCGCGTCATTAATCGTCAACTTCTGGTCTTTGCGCATTTGATTAATGGTCCGCACCAGCTCGCGCACAATGCCTTCTTTTTTCAATTCTTCGGTCATCATAATATCCAACCCAACCTTCACGCTGGTATCCTCTTTCACTGTAAAATTTTCATTCGCTTCAATCCTGCCCATCTCAACTTTTTTAACATTTAATTCATCGGCAATAATCACATACAAGTCCTTGGAAAGCGCTTCGCTCAAAATCAGACGCGACAATGGCTGGCGAACCTTGATACCTTTCTCGGCTCTCAAAGCCAAACCGAGCTCAACGACTTTTCTGGCCAAATCCATTTCATCCATTAATTTTTTATTGATTAATTTTTCATTCACCTCCGGCCACTTATCCAAATGCACGCTTTCTTTCTCTCCGCCCAAAGCCAAATAAATTTTTTCGGCAATAAACGGGGTAAACGGCGCCATCACTTTGGATAACTGCAACAAAACATATCCCAAAGTGGTAATCGCTGATTTTTTATCCGCGCCATCATCACCCTTAAAACGATCACGACTGCGGCGGACATACCACTGTGATAATTCAGTGACAAATTCCAAAATCGGCCGGCTGGCATTTACCAATTCATAATTTTCCATGCCCTTAGTCGCGTCTCTTATAAGCAACTGCAATTTTGATAATATCCAACTATCTAAAACATTGTCGGCTTTTTTTATTTTATCTTCAACCTTTTGGTCAACCGCGTACATTTTGTAAAATTCCAAAACATTCCAAGCGGTATTTACAACTTTGTTATACATCTCACGCACGCCAATCTCGGAAAAATTTAAGGACTCGGCCGTCATGACCGGTGAAGTAGCCAAATAATACCTCATCGCATCCGCGCCGTATTTTTCCAAAACAATATCCGGCTCCGGATAATTTTTCAGACGCTTGCTCATTTTTTTGCCATCTTCTGCTAAAACAATTCCATTGACAATGACATTTTTAAACGCCGGTTTGTTCTTCAGGGCCGTTGCCAAAACATGCAAGGTATAAAACCAGCCGCGGGTCTGATCCTGGCCTTCGGCGATGAATTCTGCCGGAAAACCATTTTCAAATTTTTTCTGATTTTCAAACGGATAATGCATTTGGCCATAAGGCATACTGCCGGATTCAAACCAGACATCCAAAATTTCCGGAATGCGGCGATATTCTTTGCCATCTTTTTTTATCACATATTTATCTATAATATGCTTATGCAAATCAGTCACTTTTTGGCCGGATAATTCCGTGAGTTCAGCGGCACTGCCAACACAAATCAAATCACCCTCGGCGCTCTCCCAAACCGGCAACGGCGTGCCCCAATAACGGTTGCGTGAAATGGCCCAATCACGCGCGCCTTCCAGCCATTTTCCAAACCGGCCTTCTTTAATATGTTCCGGCACCCAATGAATGCCTTTGTTGTTTTTCAGTAGATGGTCTTTTAATTCGGTAACTTTCACAAACCAACTGCTGGTCGCATAATTTAACAGCGGGGTATCACAACGCCAACAATGCGGATAGCTATGTTCGATTTTTTCTTTAGCAAATAATTTATTATTATGCGCCAGCCATTTTATCACTTCCACATCGGTGCGAGTTGGATCGTCTTTTGGTTTTACATCCATGTTTGGAAAATCGGTCACCGCCGGCATAAATTTTCCTTCCATGGTCACATGCTGGACCAAAGGCAGACCCTCTTCTTCGCCAACATTATAATCATCCTCGCCAAAAGCCGGGGCAATATGGACAACACCGGTGCCGTCTTCAGTGGAAACAAAATTTCCAGCCACCACCCTGAACGCTTTTGGTGTATCGGCAAAATACGGGAAGAGAGGTTCGTATTCCAAACCGACCAAATCAGAACTTGATAAATTTTTTATAACTGAATATTGTTTGTCTTTTAAAACTGAAGTTGCCCGATCCGCGGCCAAAATATATACACCGACCTCGCCGGCAATTTCCACTACCTGATAGCCGATTTGCGGACCGACTGCCAACAAAACATTTCCCGGTAGAGTCCAGGGGGTGGTTGTCCAAGCCAAAACATAGACATCACCGTCCAAATCTAACTTTTCCGGATTTTTTAATTTAAATTTAACCGTTGCTGAAATATCTTTTATATCTTTATAGTTCTGGGTCACCTCAAAATTTGAAAGCGGAGTCACGCAGTGTGGACAAATATGCATCGGCTTATGCCCTTTATAGATCAATTTCTTTTTCCAAAGCTCCTTGAAAACCCACCAGATGCTTTCCATAAAGGTCGGATCCATGGTTTTATAATCATTCTCCATATCAACCCACCGGCCCATTCGTCTCACCGTACTTTTCCACTCATTGGCATACATCAAAACCGTGGCCCGGCACTCTTCATTAAATTTATCAACCCCATAATCCTCAATTTCCTTTTTACTGCCCAAATTTAATTTTTGTTCAATCAAATTTTCAACCGGCAAACCGTGGCAATCCCAACCCCAACGGCGTTCCACCCGAAAACCGCGCATTGTCCAAAAACGCGGCACCACATCTTTCATGAGCGATGCCACCAAATGCCCGTAATGCGGCAAACCCGTGGCAAAAGGAGGCCCGTCATAAAAATGGTAGGGCTTGTTTTCCGGCCGCTCCGAAACGGACTTCTCAAAACAATGATGTTCGTCCCAATATTTTAGAATTTCTCGTTCTTGTTCGCTGGAGTTATACATAAAAAGTTGATAACAATAAGTAAATTTTATCTAAAATACGGCCATTTGTCAATCAACTATGGATAAAGTATAATATAGTATCAAACTTAACATAAATTTTATGCTTTTTATTGCCTCTGACCATGCCGGATTTCAACTGAAAAAAGCCCTGGTCACATATATAGAAACCCAGCTTAACCTAAAAGTTAAAGATTTGGGTCCAACCTCCTTTGCAGAGGGGGATGATTTCCCGGATTATGCCGAACCGGTGGCCAAAGAAGTGACCAAAAGCCCGGAAAATTTGGGTATTTTAATTTGCGGCACCGGACAGGGAATGTGTATCGCGGCCAATAAAGTTAAAGGCATCAGGGCCATAATCGGCTATAACATAACCGCCACTGAACTGGGTAAACAACATAACAATGCCAACATCCTGTGTCTGGCCGGCCGGGTTATTACCGAAGATCATGCCAAAGCGATCGTCAAAAAATTTACTACAACCACTTTTGAAAAAGAAGAAAGGTTCGTACGCAGAAATAAAAAAATAGAGGAGCTGGAGAAAAACAGCGTATGATTGCTCCTGCGATTCTTGTTTCTAACTTCAACGATTTTGAGGATCAGGTTAAACAGCTTGAAGGAATTTTTGAATACGCGCAAATTGACGTGATGGACGGAATTTTTGTGACCAATAAATCTTTCAGCGAAATTGAAAAAATAAACGGGCTGGGAAGCGCTCTGAAATTTGAACTGCATCTGATGACTGAACATCCGCTCCAAGAAATAAAAAAATGGAAGGGTGTGAAAAATGTTTTTCGGGTAATTTTTCATATTGAAGCCAAAGACGACCCAACCGAAACCATAAAAACCATCCAGGAAAACGGCTGGCAAACAGGAATCTGTTTAAACCCGGAAACACCTTTGACAGCCATAGAGCCATATTATAAACTTGTAGATACCATATTGTTTATGACTGTCCATCCCGGGAAACATGGCGCGCCCTATTTGCCGGAAGTCAGCGAAAAAATAAAAGAATACAGCGGCTGGCCAAACCGGCCAAAGTGCGCAGTTGACGGCGGTATAGACGAAAAAAATATGGAAGAATTAAAATCAATCGGCGTGGAAATTTTTAATATCGGCAGTAATCGGGCAATTAATTTTGTTTAATATATGTTGGATCTAATAATTATCGGCTCGGCGGCGGCCGGAAGCAGCGCGGCCATTTATGCGGCCAGAAGAAAATTAAATTTCAAGGTTATCACCTATGATTTGGGCGGTGAAGTCGCCTTATCCGGCGAAGTCAATAACTGGCCGGGAATTTTGAGTATTCAGGGGTATGAATTGGCCCAAAAATTTAATGAACACGTGAAGGCCTATGGGGTTGAAATTGAAGACGGCTGGAAAGTAGAAAAAATTACGCCGGAAAAAAAGTATTATAAGGTTGTTGCCAAAAATGCGCGGGGTGAAGAAAGGGTTTATGAAACCAAATCCATAATTGTGGCCACTGGCATTCATCCGCGGCATCTGGAAGTGCCGGGTGAAAAAGAATTTTATCAAAAAGGCGTGACCTATTGCACGGTTTGCGACGGACCGCTGTTTAAAGGCAAGACCACAGCCACAGTCGGCTCCGGAAATAGCGCTTTGGAATCGGCTCTGATGATGACTCACATTGCTAAAAAGGTTTATCTTATCAGTAAATTTCCCAATACGCCCGAAACCAACGGCGGCTTCCCCAAGGGTGAGGCAATTTTGATTGAAAAAGTGAAACAACTGCCGAATGTAGAAATAATCTATGCGGCCCAGACCACCGCAATACTCGGAGACGGCAAAGTTAATGGGTTGAAATATAAAACCGAAGACGGCCAACAGCAAATTGAGGTTGAGGGTGTAATGGTGCACATCGGCCAAATACCAAATTCACAATTTATTGACGCCAAAAAAAATAAAATCGGCGAACTTATTATTGATGAAAAATGCCGCACCAACCTGCCCGGAATCTTTGCCGCCGGCGACGTCACCAACATCCCCTACAAGCAAATCGGCATCTCCACCGGCCAAGGGATTATTGCCGCGCTGGCCGTAATAGAGTATATTAACAGGTGGAGCTAGCGAAATAATTCTTAATTTACCCAAATATGCCTCTTGGTTCAATTTTTCCAACTTTACCTTGGCCGCTTTTGGACATAATTATGAACGTGGTGGCCGCGCTGGGCGCAATCTTGCTCACCTATGCTATTTTTTTGGAAGCTGAACGCCGGCAAGACGCAATTTTTGTAGTCGGTTCCGCTTGTCTTCTGGTTTACGCTTTGTGGATTGGAAATAAAATTTTTTCCGTGGCCATGGCCGGAATCATGCTCGCCAGTTTTATTGAACTGATTGAAATTATGACCGGCAGACACGTACACAGTGTAGATATGGTTGAATCATATAAAAATCCTAAGGGTAAATGATATGTATAATGTCATCGCTATTGGGGACGCGGTTTTAGATACGCATGTTTTAATTGACGATGCCTCGGTTGAATGTAATATTGACGGCAAAAATTGCCGTCTTTGTTTGGATTATGCCAGTAAAATTCCGATCGCCGACAGCTTTCAGGCGCTGGGTGGAAACGCGGCCAATGTCGCGGTTGGCGCAGCCAAACTGGGGCTTGAAACTGCAATTGTGAGCTCTATTGGCAAAGACGGAAATGGAAAAATAATTTTGGATGATTTAAAAAAGAGCGGCGTTATCACCGATTTGATTTATACAGACGAAAAAATAAAAACCAGATATTCAATTGTTTTAAATTTCAAAGGCGAACGGACGATTTTGTCATACCATCAAAAAAGACAATATGTTTGGCCGGAAGCCGTGCCAAAAACCGACTGGGTTTATTACACCAGCTTGAGCGAGGGTTTTGAGCCACTTCAGGAAAAATTGATAAATTTTTTAAACAAACATGAAAGCGTACGTCTGGCCTATAATCCGGGCTCATTTCAGTTAAAATATTCCTTGGTTTCCGTTAAAGAAATTCTGCCGCAGGCGCAAATTTTGATTTTAAATCTGGAAGAAGCGGAAACGGTTTTGAACACAACAATTGAAAAAGAAAAAAGCGTTTCCGCTCTGATACATAAATTACTGCTAACCGGCGCCAAAGAAGTGGCAATTACCGACGGAAAAAACGGCGCCTGGGCCGGAGACGAAGAGGATGTTTGGTACTTGAAAAGTTTCCCGGTTGAAGTGATTTCCAAAACCGGAGCCGGAGATGCTTTCTCCGCCGGATACCTGGCGGCCAGAATAAATGATCATGATATCAGTACGGCTCTAAGTTGGGGCATTGCCAACAGTTGCAGTGTCATCACCTCGCATGGATCGCAAAAAACTCTGCTGGATAAAAACGGCATCAAAAAAATGCTGACCAAATACAGCCAGATAAAATCTAAAACGGTTTAAATCCGGTTTTAAGTAAATTATCTAACGGTTGAAATAGTGGGCCGGGCAGATTTTCAAATTCAAACCATCCTACTTGTTCAGTCCAATCCGGTTCCATCACTTTAGCTTCACCGGAGTCATATTCTGAAACCACAAAAATGGTTACATAATGTTTATCCTCCTTCATATAAACATCGTTGGTAAACGGCCCGATTTTTATATTCTTTATCTTCACTCCCACTTCCTCCATTGTTTCCCTAATCGCGCAGTCCTCAATTGATTCGCCAAATTCCAAATGTCCTCCTGCCAAAGCCCAGGTGCCATCTCCGGCCGTTCCTTTTCTTTTTTGCATTAAAATTTTATTCCCGTTGATAATAAACACACCCACTCCTACTTTGGGTCTTTTTTCTGTATCCATAGAAGTTTAGTTATACAAATCAATTTGCAACGGCACGTGTATCCCGCGCAAACGATTAAGATCTTGTTTTCGTCCGGCAAAAAAATCCTTGGCTTGGCAAACCGCGTCAAACTGCAACTCCGGCCCCAGCATGCACAAACTGTATTCAAAGGTTCGGATTTTATCTTTTATTTCATCCGCCAAATTCGGATGATCAGTTTCGGCCGCGGCCAACCGCCTTAAATCCTCAATGTGATTTTTGAGATCCTCAATCAAAAGTTTAAACTCCTCCACCCGCTGTAGATATTTTTTATTATTCAGTCCCAAAATTTCCCGGTCAACATAATCTTTTAACTTGGTTT from Patescibacteria group bacterium includes these protein-coding regions:
- a CDS encoding NUDIX hydrolase, which codes for MDTEKRPKVGVGVFIINGNKILMQKRKGTAGDGTWALAGGHLEFGESIEDCAIRETMEEVGVKIKNIKIGPFTNDVYMKEDKHYVTIFVVSEYDSGEAKVMEPDWTEQVGWFEFENLPGPLFQPLDNLLKTGFKPF